The following proteins are co-located in the Sphingorhabdus lutea genome:
- a CDS encoding sulfatase-like hydrolase/transferase, whose product MKNKFSIWFGVVISASLIAACMVAPVESAATNISKDKAKKPNIIVILTDDQGYADVGFNGSRDIPTPNIDRIANEGVRFERGYVTFPVCGPSRAGLLTGRYQSRFGFDLNPSENPLDPKAGLPASEKTIASILKPAGYKSSIIGKWHMGNHKDFHPMDRGFDEFFGFQNGGHNYFAERFRDIKMEDTQNTGQQYNSLLVRNRNSVETKGYLTDILSDEAVDFVARKKDEPFFLYLAYNAPHVPMHASQKYLDRFDHIKDPQRKTYAAMISAVDDGVGKLLNKLDELNLAEDTIIFFLSDNGGPQAKAKNGSVNLPLRGGKGDVFEGGVRVPFAMRWTGTISAGIVYPHPVSSLDILATAVGVNNINMARNNPLDGVNLIPFLLDKNFTKQPHETLFWRYRSADRNSYSFGRIAALQGDDKYLQIEKNKMLYNVRQDISEQHNLFGNDKKKAAELEAKYLKWHKEMSDLQISIFNEWPIGSTE is encoded by the coding sequence ATGAAGAATAAATTTTCAATTTGGTTTGGTGTTGTAATATCGGCAAGTTTAATCGCCGCATGCATGGTTGCGCCAGTTGAAAGTGCCGCGACCAATATTTCGAAGGATAAGGCCAAAAAACCTAATATCATTGTCATTTTGACCGATGATCAGGGCTATGCCGATGTGGGGTTTAACGGAAGTAGGGATATTCCCACACCCAATATTGACCGAATTGCCAATGAAGGTGTCCGTTTTGAGCGTGGCTATGTCACTTTTCCAGTATGCGGGCCAAGCCGTGCAGGATTATTAACAGGGCGATACCAATCCAGATTTGGTTTCGATTTAAATCCAAGTGAGAACCCCCTTGATCCAAAGGCGGGGTTACCGGCGAGTGAAAAAACCATTGCCTCAATATTAAAGCCAGCAGGTTATAAAAGCTCCATTATCGGTAAATGGCATATGGGCAATCATAAAGATTTTCACCCAATGGATAGAGGTTTTGATGAATTTTTCGGTTTTCAAAATGGTGGACATAATTATTTTGCGGAACGTTTCCGTGATATAAAAATGGAAGATACGCAAAATACCGGACAACAATATAATTCATTATTGGTGCGAAATCGCAACAGCGTGGAAACAAAGGGATATTTAACCGATATTTTATCCGATGAAGCGGTTGATTTTGTTGCTCGCAAAAAAGACGAGCCATTTTTCCTATATCTAGCATATAATGCGCCACATGTGCCCATGCATGCGAGCCAAAAATATTTGGACCGTTTTGACCATATAAAGGACCCACAGCGTAAAACCTATGCCGCAATGATTAGCGCGGTTGACGATGGCGTGGGCAAATTATTGAATAAATTGGATGAGCTTAACCTGGCCGAAGATACGATTATATTCTTTTTGTCGGACAATGGCGGGCCGCAGGCAAAGGCAAAAAATGGGTCTGTAAATTTACCTCTGCGTGGCGGTAAAGGTGATGTCTTCGAAGGGGGCGTTCGCGTGCCATTTGCCATGCGATGGACCGGCACCATATCGGCGGGCATTGTTTATCCTCACCCTGTTAGTTCATTAGATATTTTGGCAACAGCAGTAGGCGTTAACAATATAAATATGGCGCGAAATAATCCATTGGACGGAGTGAACCTTATCCCATTTTTATTGGATAAAAATTTCACGAAACAACCCCATGAAACATTATTTTGGCGGTATCGCAGCGCCGACCGAAACAGCTATAGCTTTGGTAGGATTGCTGCATTGCAGGGTGATGATAAATATCTGCAAATCGAAAAGAATAAAATGCTGTACAATGTGCGCCAAGATATAAGTGAGCAGCATAATCTTTTTGGAAATGATAAGAAAAAAGCGGCCGAGTTAGAAGCCAAATATTTAAAATGGCACAAAGAGATGAGCGATTTGCAAATCTCCATTTTCAATGAATGGCCAATTGGCAGCACAGAATGA
- a CDS encoding sulfatase-like hydrolase/transferase, with protein sequence MKITNYIKMNVAMLALLGGHLFVAKTDIAVSKVAAATKIEAVSAKAKINNIQNNKAQHKAKPNILILFFDDMRFDSFSYRGGPVPTPNIDALAAASTRFDMAMTTTGLCSPSRAALFTGRWGHRTGLDDNVELWHSRLSELDPNQGGIIRRAKDAGYYIGYVGKWHLGANGPQKRGADFIGAFEKDDKEAVRPFTPDSDLEQVRGYIAGKRDANGEKHQYYETLPGTYEDTITSEKVRSGQEFLHLAAKKKEPFFGVISFQQPHPPYRVPEPYASMFDPDKVTLPVNHMAARVDTPLSQEYPYWPWHDVSHMNEDDWRKARAHYYGAIAMIDHAVGQIIETAKKEGVYDDLHIILLGDQGSMIGEHGLYDKAAYAYDELMRIPLLVRDPDIAPRIVNRHVSLMDIPATMSEWMGLAADGESDGRSLTPLMKRGDVALSDEEDRAFYAYEWYNGAWFGLRAIRTKQYKYVWNPGDKNDELYDLINDPGEMTNLAPNSAYKEQIRNLRGQLLDHLRAVHDPSAGRLEKLIARTGG encoded by the coding sequence ATGAAAATAACAAATTATATTAAAATGAATGTGGCTATGCTGGCATTATTGGGTGGGCATTTGTTTGTCGCCAAGACTGATATCGCCGTTTCAAAAGTGGCCGCCGCTACAAAAATAGAAGCGGTAAGCGCCAAAGCCAAAATAAATAATATTCAAAATAATAAAGCGCAGCATAAGGCAAAGCCCAATATCCTCATTTTATTTTTTGATGATATGCGCTTTGATAGTTTTTCCTATCGCGGCGGTCCGGTGCCGACACCCAATATTGATGCTCTTGCGGCGGCTTCAACACGTTTTGATATGGCCATGACAACGACGGGACTTTGTTCACCTTCGCGTGCGGCTTTGTTTACCGGCAGGTGGGGACATCGCACCGGATTGGATGATAATGTCGAATTATGGCATTCGCGTTTAAGTGAACTTGACCCAAATCAAGGTGGAATTATTCGCCGTGCCAAGGATGCAGGATATTATATTGGATATGTCGGTAAATGGCATTTGGGCGCAAATGGCCCACAAAAACGCGGCGCCGATTTTATCGGTGCGTTTGAAAAAGACGATAAGGAGGCAGTGCGGCCATTTACACCAGATTCGGATTTAGAGCAGGTTCGAGGATATATTGCCGGAAAGCGTGATGCCAATGGCGAAAAACATCAATATTATGAAACCCTACCCGGTACATATGAAGATACAATAACCAGCGAAAAAGTACGATCCGGGCAAGAGTTTTTGCATCTTGCCGCTAAAAAGAAAGAACCTTTTTTTGGGGTAATCAGCTTTCAACAACCCCATCCGCCCTATCGCGTACCTGAACCTTATGCCAGCATGTTTGACCCGGATAAGGTGACTTTGCCAGTAAATCATATGGCGGCACGCGTGGATACGCCCCTGTCACAGGAATATCCCTATTGGCCATGGCATGATGTGTCGCATATGAATGAGGATGATTGGCGCAAAGCAAGAGCCCATTATTATGGCGCAATTGCCATGATTGACCATGCAGTTGGTCAGATTATAGAAACAGCAAAAAAAGAAGGCGTCTATGATGATTTGCACATAATTTTATTGGGCGATCAGGGCAGCATGATTGGTGAGCATGGCCTATATGATAAGGCGGCCTATGCCTATGATGAATTGATGCGTATCCCATTATTGGTGCGCGACCCAGATATCGCGCCGCGCATTGTGAACCGTCATGTGTCGTTGATGGATATACCCGCCACCATGTCAGAATGGATGGGGTTGGCTGCCGATGGTGAAAGCGATGGGCGTTCATTAACCCCCTTAATGAAAAGGGGGGATGTTGCGCTGTCGGATGAAGAGGATAGAGCCTTTTATGCCTATGAATGGTATAATGGTGCATGGTTTGGCCTGCGCGCAATTCGCACAAAACAATATAAATATGTGTGGAATCCAGGTGACAAAAATGATGAACTTTATGATTTAATCAATGATCCAGGTGAAATGACCAATTTGGCACCAAATTCGGCGTATAAAGAACAGATAAGGAATTTGCGCGGGCAATTATTGGATCATTTACGCGCGGTTCATGACCCCTCCGCCGGTCGTTTAGAAAAATTAATTGCAAGGACCGGTGGTTAA
- a CDS encoding SMP-30/gluconolactonase/LRE family protein, translating to MENSHLKNDPIIFDDRICGLGEGPLWHPLRQTLYWVDIPNRAVMSKNSQCDSIINFDEMVSALGWIDADHLMLATETGLYKMHVDGGPRQIICPVEADTPTNRSNDGRTDPWGGFWIGTMGKSAEAGAGSIYRWYKGELRIVTKNMTVTNGICFDRPRQRAYFVDSARQIMFFVMLNSDGWPVGEPKIFMDLSEENQTIDGAITDLDGNIWAAMWEDGEVAQFSPEGKRLSTLKTFAPRTTCPAFGGPDGTDLYVTTASVGLKKTPALHVPHGATLLFKNVVKGALEPRILLHD from the coding sequence ATGGAAAATTCTCATCTTAAAAATGATCCCATTATATTTGATGATCGAATTTGCGGCCTTGGTGAAGGGCCATTATGGCACCCGTTAAGGCAGACATTATATTGGGTGGACATCCCCAATCGTGCAGTGATGAGCAAAAATAGCCAGTGCGATTCCATTATTAATTTTGATGAAATGGTTTCCGCTTTAGGCTGGATTGATGCTGATCATTTGATGTTGGCCACCGAAACCGGCCTATATAAAATGCATGTTGATGGCGGCCCGCGCCAGATTATCTGTCCGGTGGAGGCCGATACACCAACCAATCGCAGCAATGATGGACGGACCGATCCATGGGGTGGTTTTTGGATTGGCACGATGGGCAAATCAGCAGAGGCCGGCGCGGGCTCTATTTACCGTTGGTATAAAGGGGAACTGCGCATTGTAACCAAAAATATGACTGTCACCAATGGCATTTGTTTCGACAGGCCGCGACAACGTGCCTATTTTGTCGATTCTGCACGGCAGATTATGTTTTTTGTGATGCTGAACAGTGACGGGTGGCCAGTTGGCGAACCAAAAATATTTATGGATTTATCCGAAGAAAATCAAACAATTGATGGCGCGATAACCGACTTAGATGGTAATATATGGGCGGCAATGTGGGAAGATGGAGAGGTGGCGCAATTTTCCCCCGAGGGTAAGCGACTTTCAACGTTAAAAACCTTTGCACCGCGAACCACTTGTCCCGCATTTGGCGGGCCAGATGGCACAGATTTATACGTTACCACCGCGTCCGTCGGCTTGAAAAAAACACCCGCATTGCACGTGCCGCATGGCGCGACTTTATTATTTAAAAATGTCGTCAAAGGGGCATTAGAGCCAAGGATTTTATTGCATGATTAA